The window TTTTGAAAGCTTGCGTAACAGCCCATACCTTGTTTGCTTTGGCAATACTGTTCAAAACAAAAGTTAGCATGCAGCTCCTGCTTTTGATAAACCTATCAAATTCCTATTTTTGTTAGGAAATATAGCACTTCGCTCATCTCTTTTTGTCCCGATGTCATAGTCTAGAgatttaaaattgaataaatAACTGTTTaggtccagctgctgttgcCTGAAGGCGAGGACTTTTGCACCACATATGCCGATTGTGCTGCACGCTTCCCTGACGCCATGTCCAAGTGGGATGCCTTTTACCAGGTATACCAGCACTGCACCTTCCAACCATCTGCCGTTAGGATGGCACCCAGCCGTCCGACCCCCTGCCTTTACTTAAAACTACAATCATATGTTCAgtctctgtttgtctgtctgtgtgtttgaaggGTCTGAAAGCTTTAGTTGactctcctcttcctgaagGCGTAAAGAAAGACACGCTCCTCGGCCTCTACTGGGCAGCACAAATGGCTACATCGGCTGGCTCGTCGGCCTGCAGCACCAGgtcgcctgtctgtctgctgtaaCAGAAACTGTGAATTATAGGACTAACTCTTCTCCTGGCTATCTCAGGCAGAGACATTACTCCTCCGCAGAAACGTCTTTTGCAAACAGCTGGGTGAGCACAGCCGAGTATGTCGCCGCAGCACATTTCCAGTCCAGTCTGGAAAATTCCGCCATGTTCATCAAAAACCTGCCAGGTCGTGTGCTGAAGGCAAGTACTGACAGCTCCACCTGTGAGTGCATTACTTTACTTAGACCAAATCTTCTCATCTTTTCGTTTTGTCTGTCACGTCGTAGTCGGATGATCGAGCTCCAAACATCGCTGACTTGAGTCAGGAGGAGAACCACACTCTGAGTATCTTCTCCTGGATGTCAACTATCAACAGCATCCTGGGTGATACAGCCGTCCGCACCATTGTCGTCTTGTTTTAGGATTAAATCAGGGGGCTTTGCAGGGTAACAGCGATCGTGTCCACAGGTGGATCTCTGGTGCGGATGTGGAAGAGTGCCATGTGTTCGGTGACCACCAGGGAGAAAGGCAGAGAGATGCTGGGCCAGCTGCTGTTGAACCCCAGCTTCGCCACCAGCAGTTTGCTGACCATCATCACTGAAACGTCTAGAAGCTGCTGAGGAAGCGAGAGTTTTCGACTGACATCGTGGCCCACCACAGAAATCAAACTGTGATTACATTGTTTAACGTATCACGTAGAACAGAACCCCAAGCTTTACCACCACTCTTATTACAAATACCAACAAAAAATTAAATTGTTTATTAATTCAATGCATTGCTTTTGTAAATCACTTAAAATAAATCGAGTTATGATTCATGTCCTTAATCTTAAATACCAATACTTTGAGTCATTATCTCTAAAAATATGTTATGTCCAGCATATTTACTGAACGCTAAGCTAAACACTGTCCTCTAGTGGTCACATGGGGAAGTAATAACCTAGTTGAGAAGCATGATAATCATATACAGTCTGTAGAGTTGTGTCTTGATGCACTGGGCCCTCTGGGAGGAACACAACGCATTTTTACAAGACAAAACACAGCAACATGTACTTTCCACCATTCTGGAATTTTATTACGCTGTAAACATATTTGCAAGCGTCTTTGAAGTGCTAAGTGTCGATCTCTGTTCATCTGCACGGCTCAGGCAGCAGTTAAGAGTTTCTGGTCCTTCCTTCGCAGTTTGTGCCCAGAATCAGCTGCACTGTTTGGCTCATGAGGAGCGTTTTCTCTGTCCTGGAAAGATTGTTGGT of the Takifugu flavidus isolate HTHZ2018 chromosome 19, ASM371156v2, whole genome shotgun sequence genome contains:
- the LOC130515861 gene encoding protein LEG1 homolog — protein: MLRSVLLSLLLSCSVSLGSSAVILDNGAPILWAQTSSQLSELPMLNGTVTPNPWNYLHRMSLIRLTIAATDTNMGFIGSSGTASPLWGLPLQLAWMLTSGRLADPTGASTCGVQTGDPMCISTQSWWGCVNYFSSVLPFLSAVQQGFMGAEVQVQLLLPEGEDFCTTYADCAARFPDAMSKWDAFYQGLKALVDSPLPEGVKKDTLLGLYWAAQMATSAGSSACSTRQRHYSSAETSFANSWVSTAEYVAAAHFQSSLENSAMFIKNLPGRVLKSDDRAPNIADLSQEENHTLSIFSWMSTINSILGGSLVRMWKSAMCSVTTREKGREMLGQLLLNPSFATSSLLTIITETSRSC